Proteins from one Drosophila gunungcola strain Sukarami chromosome 3R, Dgunungcola_SK_2, whole genome shotgun sequence genomic window:
- the LOC128251898 gene encoding uncharacterized protein LOC128251898 encodes MLARFVDPGAGSAILPLPIFIIKMRKVVEKRSQKPESFGNSPLIFGCGRRLLLMQSTAHRNRRIARGGLLVIESCMRPLAPRAHFNQLNTHNMLPPEQSIFLVPTQLKMATKLCTVGTKPFPKLNP; translated from the exons ATGCTGGCGAGGTTTGTTGATCCGGGTGCAGGATCGGCCATACTGCCCCTGCcaattttcataattaaaatgcgTAAAGTTGTGGAAAAAAGGAGCCAGAAGCCGGAGAGTTTCGGTAATTCTCCGTTGATCTTTGGATGTGGGCGCCGGCTTTTACTGATGCAATCAACAGCTCATCGCAATCGCAGGATAGCCAGGGGTGGATTGCTAGTCATCGAGTCCTGCATGAGGCCACTGGCACCCCGGGCGCATTTTAATCAACTAAACACCCACAACATGTTACCCCCCGAGCAATCCATATTTTTGG TGCCAACGCAGCTAAAAATGGCTACCAAATTGTGCACCGTTGGAACCAAACCGTTTCCAAAACTCAATCCGTAA
- the LOC128252789 gene encoding uncharacterized protein LOC128252789 — translation MNASLIYEILMYLNSFYFGMYAAFEVGVGVLKAINLNYGENALSREASILLSLCIIETLRIVFGRKSSLSDRGWQATASVILTLPSLAIVIYLCCFQTFVLKLEIILSALMITLQGAELVYASIFICTMCRPVTYT, via the exons ATGAACGCCAGCCTCATCTATGAGATACTCATGTATCTGAACTCCTTCTACTTCGGCATGTACGCCGCCTTCGAGGTGGGCGTGGGCGTTCTAAAGGCGATCAATCTCAACTACGGCGAGAACGCGTTGTCCCGGGAGGCCAGTATCCTGCTCTCCCTGTGCATCATCGAGACCTTGCGCATCGTCTTCGGCCGCAAGAGCAGTCTCAGCGATCGTG GCTGGCAAGCAACCGCATCCGTAATATTAACACTGCCCAGTCTTGCTATTGTTATCTACCTGTGTTGTTTTCAAACCTTTGTTCTCAAACTCGAAATTATTCTGAGTGCCTTAATGATCACCCTACAAGGTGCTGAACTAGTCTACGCCAGCATATTCATTTGTACAATGTGTCGCCCCGTGACATACACCTAG
- the LOC128252784 gene encoding sterol O-acyltransferase 1 — protein MAAEQQEKRSAEEAPDARLPELNFVRDKLQKFQSTMLRDFEQRLSCMVEDVLQDLRQRELRAHEFPNFERSDRKSTWHNRVTSEAPADVSDSPNGHANGNGTNPRPAAAQLQPEKSGQKQRRRQLPEKVFVARESYLTALLQVEHMRTIYHIFYIILVMFLLNVICYDYFVEGRIDLGLGTVRGGLLRLHWVMGVWLLEHVFVLALYFAFRGWALVRHKLKPHSALQSFWSHSCLILYISSQLVFCFVSTSLCLKFNLPFVSGCVLLLESTRLLMKMHAFVRYNAERVLRGKLKKEDAEEEEKEEATGRPFVPPLSCYTYFLFAPTLIYRDSYPRTSHIRWKFALNRLLEVVAIAFLYAFIHERHIHEHFGQYGLEPMGPSQLILKLFGMMLPSAVIFLCGFYLILHSWLNFTAELLRFGDRMFYKDWWTSHTYDGYYRNWNVVVHDWLYEYVYKDMYSHVFRGSKVAASLSVFMISALVHEQVLGFALQMFFPVMFFFFGVVGVALVFIMRSAPKVLGNIFLWFSLILGNASLISLYAMEHYALKNCNLSYRSWTDHLLPAVWRCYN, from the exons ATGGCCGCGGAACAGCAGGAAAAAAGAAGTGCGGAGGAGGCACCGGATGCCAGGTTGCCGGAACTCAACTTTGTGCGCGACAAACTGCAGAAGTTCCAGTCCACAATGCTGCGAGATTTCGAGCAGCGGCTATCCTGCATGGTGGAGGATGTCCTCCAGGACCTCCGGCAACGGGAGCTACGCGCCCACGAATTCCCCAATTTCGAGCGATCGGATCGGAAGAGCACCTGGCACAATCGCGTGACCAGTGAGGCGCCCGCGGACGTCAGCGATTCGCCAAATGGTcatgcaaatggaaatggcacAAATCCAAGGCCGGCAGCGGCACAGCTCCAACCCGAAAAATCCGGCCAAAAACAGCGACGACGACAACTGCCCGAAAAAGTCTTCGTCGCCCGGGAATCGTACCTCACCGCTCTGCTGCAGGTGGAGCACATGCGCACCATCTACCACATTTTCTACATTATTCTGGTCATGTTTCTGCTGAACGTGATCTGCTACGATTACTTCGTGGAGGGGCGGATCGACCTGGGTCTGGGCACTGTCCGGGGCGGATTGCTCCGCCTCCACTGGGTGATGGGCGTGTGGCTGCTGGAGCACGTCTTCGTCCTGGCCCTCTACTTCGCCTTCCGCGGATGGGCGCTGGTCAGGCACAAGCTGAAACCGCACA GTGCTCTCCAGAGCTTTTGGTCGCACAGCTGCCTCATCCTGTACATCAGCTCCCAGCTGGTGTTCTGCTTCGTGTCCACATCCCTCTGCCTGAAGTTCAACCTGCCCTTCGTGAGTGGCTGTGTTTTGCTGCTGGAAAGCACTAGACTTCTGATGAAGATGCACGCCTTTGTGAGGTACAATGCAGAGCGGGTTTTGAGAGGGAAGCTCAAGAAAGAAGACgcagaggaggaggagaaggaggaggccACTGGCAGACCTTTTGTGCCACCGCTGAGCTGCTACACTTACTTCTTGTTTGCCCCCACGCTTATTTACCGCGACAGCTATCCGCGCACCTCGCACATCCGCTGGAAGTTCGCCCTGAACCGCCTCCTGGAGGTGGTGGCCATAGCCTTCCTCTACGCCTTCATCCACGAGCGACACATCCACGAGCACTTTGGGCAATACGGCCTGGAGCCAATGGGACCCTCGCAGCTGATCCTCAAGCTGTTCGGCATGATGCTGCCCAGCGCTGTGATCTTCCTGTGTGGCTTCTACCTCATCCTCCACTCGTGGCTAAACTTCACGGCGGAGCTGCTGCGCTTCGGCGATCGAATGTTCTACAAGGACTGGTGGACGTCGCACACCTACGACGGGTATTACAGAAATTGGAACGTGGTGGTGCACGACTGGCTGTACGAGTATGTGTACAAGGATATGTACAGTCATGTGTTCCGCGGCTCCAAGGTGGCCGCCTCGCTGTCGGTGTTCATGATATCCGCGCTGGTGCATGAGCAGGTTCTAGGCTTCGCCCTGCAAATGTTCTTCCCGGTGATGTTCTTCTTTTTCGGCGTAGTCGGGGTGGCCTTGGTGTTCATCATGCGAAGTGCTCCCAAAGTGCTTGGCAACATCTTCCTGTGGTTTTCGCTCATCCTGGGAAATGCCTCACTAATCTCGCTGTACGCCATGGAGCACTATGCGCTGAAGAACTGCAATCTGAGCTACCGGAGCTGGACGGATCACCTGTTGCCGGCGGTGTGGCGCTGCTACAATTag
- the LOC128252790 gene encoding cyclin-dependent kinases regulatory subunit isoform X2, which produces MPADQIQYSEKYFDDNFEYRHVILPPDLAKHVPKAHLMTETEWRNLGVQQSPGWVHYMVHAPEPHVILFRRKRIPAEDAPQVAAANAAQAIANLCG; this is translated from the exons ATGCCGGCCGATCAAATCCAGTACTCGGAGAAGTATTTTGATGATAACTTTGAATACAG GCATGTAATCCTGCCACCGGATTTGGCCAAACATGTGCCCAAGGCGCATCTGATGACGGAGACGGAGTGGCGCAATCTGGGCGTGCAGCAGAGTCCCGGCTGGGTGCACTACATGGTCCATGCGCCGGAGCCACATGTGATTCTATTCCGCCGCAAACGCATTCCGGCAGAGGACGCGCCACAGGTGGCTGCGGCAAATGCAGCGCAGGCCATCGCTAATCTGTGCGGTTAA
- the LOC128252786 gene encoding uncharacterized protein LOC128252786 produces the protein MDKTHKSDEAFDQSVSSSSRRVVWKLNDEEETFDSLVSYRRLPVQSRSQVTDVPDRKRTAGENWQLLLHDLDKKRAGVQEREVVKKTVNQKEPVWKANQSSATSLPEIKESSAKERAIVYWRRLFDGIHKRQNGADVQEDVVLTAKPSLALRYRPSHESLKFKRSKSTTRELVSDLKLESFSLPPQQTCVVREVEPKFAHRRRMTIANETDSCCSGELEVPKNSPVQDQEPGSRVRSELISVHVAAPTSSSFVEAVRRSTSARSRTVASKVSAAGTRSGSSPETVTAAGGKKCSSTSSASAGTTQLPTFRQRQQELHRYRVMVERRRLDLLELKIAREREEALHSEILFYKDLQIRGNAIKDNAFKLYEDNDCSNV, from the exons ATGGATAAAACGCACAAGTCGG aCGAGGCCTTTGACCAGTCCGTATCCAGCAGCAGTCGTCGAGTCGTGTGGAAGCTCAATGATGAGGAGGAAACCTTTGACTCCTTGGTCAGCTATCGCCGCCTTCCCGTCCAGAGCCGCAGTCAGGTCACCGATGTGCCGGATAGGAAACGTACGGCTGGCGAGAACTGGCAGCTGCTTCTGCACGACCTGGACAAGAAGAGGGCTGGAGTTCAAGAGCGCGAGGTGGTTAAGAAGACGGTCAACCAAAAGGAGCCGGTGTGGAAAGCCAACCAGTCATCGGCCACATCTTTGCCGGAGATAAAGGAGTCTAGCGCCAAGGAACGAGCCATCGTCTACTGGCGGCGTCTCTTTGACGGTATTCATAAGCGGCAGAATGGGGCTGATGTACAGGAAGACGTCGTGCTGACCGCGAAGCCCAGCCTGGCGTTGCGCTACAGGCCATCCCACGAATCGCTGAAGTTCAAGCGGAGCAAGAGTACAACCCGGGAGCTGGTTTCCGACCTCAAACTGGAGTCCTTCAGCCTGCCGCCGCAGCAGACGTGCGTGGTGCGTGAGGTGGAGCCTAAGTTTGCCCACCGCAGGCGCATGACGATAGCCAACGAAACGGATTCTTGCTGCTCCGGCGAGCTGGAGGTGCCCAAGAACAGTCCAGTTCAGGATCAGGAACCAGGATCCCGGGTGCGCAGTGAGCTGATCAGTGTCCATGTCGCGGCACCCACCAGCTCCTCGTTTGTGGAAGCGGTGCGCCGTAGCACATCTGCTAGGAGTCGCACTGTGGCGAGTAAGGTGTCCGCCGCCGGGACAAGGAGTGGATCATCCCCCGAAACGGTGACAGCGGCGGGAGGCAAAAAGTGCTCCAGCACCAGCAGTGCAAGTGCCGGCACCACCCAGCTGCCCACTTTCCGGCAGCGCCAGCAGGAGCTGCATCGCTATCGCGTAATGGTCGAGCGACGGCGTCTCGATCTCCTGGAGTTAAAGATAGCTCGCGAACGGGAGGAGGCGCTCCACAGTGAGATCTTGTTCTACAAGGACCTGCAGATCAGGGGCAATGCCATCAAGGACAACGCATTCAAGTTATACGAAGACAACGACTGCTCGAACGTTTAA
- the LOC128252785 gene encoding transcription factor Ouib, whose amino-acid sequence MDFIASNQFLFNLFASKLQKVKMLINVCRVCGRSRLCPKAVNLFKPGRQEMEVLRRIHLITGIRLQQIPNAPDMVCFCCQTDIVSAMHFRKICISEQKKWVPVEKSEAEVVENQDQEEKPMEAVPKKQRKNPRRRVRSTMPVEKVDIVVSHENIPFPEATGGDDEFDQLAELSGPPDSPECDPKLDDDDLKIEDCSVKEEDLSLQEDEDTDSERKLTGKVQIYACNTCGVIKNNKSSLLRHEYDHTGKRPYPCKECPKSFLSGNELKAHNLTHHTKDPPFPCRYCERRYFSVVGRKKHERIHTNERPFVCDQCGKAFTRTCILKAHMQSHTALRKFGCDVCDRSFSLKKHLVTHFVSNTHKRNAEMAGSLSSETMSSVSIETDETWPQITKLASPIDEKLVQTHFDILCQEI is encoded by the exons ATGGACTTTATAGCCTCCAACcagtttctttttaatttgtttgcttcgaaattacaaaaagttaaaatgttaattaacgTGTGCCGAGTGTGCGGCAGGAGTAGGCTGTGCCCAAAGGCCGTAAATCTCTTCAAGCCTGGCCGCCAAGAGATGGAGGTCCTGCGTCGCATCCACCTAATAACCGGAATTCGC CTGCAACAGATTCCCAATGCACCGGATATGGTGTGTTTCTGCTGTCAAACGGACATCGTTTCGGCCATGCACTTTCGAAAAATCTGCATTTCGGAGCAGAAGAAATGGGTGCCAGTCGAGAAGAGTGAGGCGGAAGTGGTGGAAAACCAAGACCAGGAAGAGAAGCCAATGGAGGCGGTGCCCAAGAAACAAAGAAAGAACCCGCGGCGTAGGGTGCGGTCCACGATGCCCGTGGAAAAAGTGGACATTGTTGTATCACACGAGAATATACCTTTTCCGGAAGCAACAGGTGGCGACGATGAATTTGATCAGCTAGCCGAGCTCTCCGGGCCACCGGATTCCCCGGAATGTGATCCAAAACTGGATGATGACGATTTAAAGATAGAGGATTGCTCTGTAAAAGAGGAGGATCTTTCTTTACAGGAAGATGAGGATACAGACTCGGAGCGCAAACTAACCGGCAAAGTTCAAATCTACGCATGCAACACTTGTGGAGTTATTAAGAACAATAAATCATCTTTGTTGAGGCACGAGTACGACCACACCGGCAAAAGACCCTATCCCTGCAA GGAGTGTCCAAAGTCCTTTTTGTCAGGTAATGAACTGAAGGCCCATAATCTCACCCATCACACCAAGGATCCTCCTTTTCCCTGTCGCTACTGCGAACGTAGATACTTCTCCGTGGTGGGCCGAAAAAAACACGAGAGGATCCATACGAATGAACGTCCTTTTGTGTGCGATCAGTGCGGAAAGGCCTTCACAAGGACTTGTATCCTAAAGGCCCACATGCAGTCGCACACAGCTTTGAGAAAGTTCGG CTGCGATGTATGCGATCGGTCGTTCAGCTTGAAGAAACATCTCGTCACCCACTTTGTTTCGAACACGCACAAGCGGAACGCTGAAATGGCTGGCTCATTATCATCAGAAACTATGTCCTCGGTCAGCATCGAAACCGACGAAACCTGGCCTCAAATAACCAAACTGGCTAGTCCTATCGACGAAAAACTAGTGCAGACGCACTTCGACATTTTGTGTCAGGAAATTTAG
- the LOC128252788 gene encoding uncharacterized protein LOC128252788 has protein sequence MPPKRPPPLVPKKPNPSMNYEVLIYLNSFYFGMFACCEMAMGLLKAINLSYTGHTLALDTGVMISFIVFETIRLIMGRMSSLADRGWSAILSVFMTAPCFVGVSYLLLMQTYRLRLEYCLCTLQIALYLTEVWYAIVFVFSLCRPVTYD, from the exons ATGCCGCCCAAGCGGCCCCCACCGCTCGTGCCGAAGAAGCCGAATCCCAGCATGAACTACGAGGTGCTGATCTACCTCAACTCGTTCTACTTCGGCATGTTCGCCTGCTGTGAGATGGCCATGGGCCTCTTGAAGGCCATCAATCTCAGCTATACAGGACATACGCTGGCCCTGGACACTGGCGTGATGATTAGCTTCATTGTCTTCGAGACGATCCGCCTGATAATGGGACGAATGAGTTCGCTGGCCGACCGAG GTTGGTCAGCCATACTGTCGGTCTTCATGACCGCCCCCTGCTTTGTGGGCGTCTCCTATCTGCTGCTGATGCAGACCTACCGACTGCGCCTGGAGTACTGCCTGTGTACGCTGCAGATTGCACTTTACCTGACCGAGGTGTGGTATGCCATCGTCTTCGTTTTCTCGCTGTGTCGTCCAGTAACTTATGATTAG
- the LOC128266341 gene encoding protein hunchback, which yields MQNWETTATTNYEQHNAWYSSMFAANIKQEPGHHLDGNSVASSPRQSPIPSSNHLEQFLKQQQQQQQHQQQPMDTLCAMTPSPSQNDQNSLQHYDAGLQQQLLQQQQYQQHFQAAQQQHHHHHHLMGGFNPLTPPGLPNPMQHFYGGNLRPSPQPTPTSASTIAPVAVPNGTSEKLQALTPPMDVTPPKSPAKSNQSNLEPEKEHDQMSNSSEDMKYMAESEDDDTNIRMPIYNSHGKMKNYKCKTCGVVAITKVDFWAHTRTHMKPDKILQCPKCPFVTEFKHHLEYHIRKHKNQKPFQCDKCSYTCVNKSMLNSHRKSHSSVYQYRCADCDYATKYCHSFKLHLRKYGHKPGMVLDEDGTPNPSLVIDVYGTRRGPKSKNGGPIAGGGSGSGGSRKSNVAAVAPQQQQQSQPIQPATSQLSAALQGFPLAPTAASPVLPLPASPAKSVASVDQTPSLPSPANLLPPLASLLQQNRNMAFFPYWNLNLQMLAAQQQAAVLAQLSPRMREQLQQQQNQQHSDNEEEEQDEEYERKSVDSAMDLSQGTPVKEEEQQHHQQQQQQPLAMNLKVEEEATPLMSSSTASRRKGRVLKLDTLLQLRSETMTSPEQLKVPSSGNMPTASSPIAGRKPTPEEHCSGTSSADESMETARVPQANTSASSTASSSGNSSNASSNSNGNSSSNSSSNSTSNSNGTTSAGPANPPQSGTPAAAGAIYECKYCDIFFKDAVLYTIHMGYHSCDDVFKCNMCGEKCDGPVGLFVHMARNAHS from the coding sequence ATGCAGAACTGGGAGACGACAGCCACGACCAACTACGAGCAGCACAACGCCTGGTACAGCAGCATGTTTGCGGCCAACATAAAACAGGAGCCTGGTCACCATCTCGATGGGAATAGCGTGGCCAGCAGTCCTCGCCAGTCGCCCATACCCTCAAGCAATCACTTGGAACAGTTCctcaagcagcagcagcagcagcagcaacaccagcagcaaccCATGGATACCCTTTGCGCCATGACACCATCGCCCAGCCAAAATGATCAGAACAGTCTGCAACACTACGATGCCGGCTTGCAGCAACagttgctgcagcagcagcaataccAGCAGCATTTCCAGgccgcccagcagcagcaccatcatcatcatcacctgATGGGTGGCTTTAACCCACTGACGCCACCGGGTCTGCCCAATCCCATGCAGCACTTCTATGGCGGGAATCTGCGACCCAGTCCACAGCCCACACCAACATCCGCATCCACAATTGCTCCCGTGGCGGTACCCAATGGAACAAGCGAGAAATTGCAGGCTCTAACACCGCCCATGGATGTCACACCACCGAAATCGCCGGCCAAGTCAAACCAATCGAATCTGGAGCCGGAAAAGGAGCACGATCAGATGTCCAACTCCAGCGAGGATATGAAATATATGGCTGAGTCCGAGGACGATGATACCAATATCCGCATGCCCATCTATAATTCGCACGGCAAGATGAAGAACTATAAGTGCAAGACTTGCGGCGTGGTGGCCATCACCAAGGTGGACTTTTGGGCGCACACCCGCACCCACATGAAGCCGGACAAGATCCTGCAGTGCCCCAAGTGCCCGTTCGTCACCGAGTTCAAGCACCACCTGGAATACCACATCCGGAAGCACAAGAACCAAAAGCCCTTCCAGTGCGACAAATGCAGCTATACGTGCGTCAACAAGTCCATGTTGAACTCGCACCGCAAATCGCACAGTTCCGTTTACCAGTATCGCTGTGCGGACTGTGACTATGCCACCAAGTATTGCCACAGCTTCAAGCTGCATCTGCGCAAGTATGGCCACAAGCCTGGCATGGTCTTGGACGAGGATGGCACCCCGAATCCCTCGCTGGTCATCGATGTCTATGGCACACGTCGTGGTCCGAAGAGCAAGAATGGTGGACCCATTGCCGGTGGCGGAAGTGGTAGCGGCGGCAGTCGGAAGTCAAATGTGGCAGCTGTGGccccacagcagcagcagcaatctcAGCCTATCCAGCCTGCCACATCTCAACTGAGCGCCGCCCTGCAAGGATTCCCATTGGCACCCACTGCAGCATCTCCTGTTCTGCCGCTGCCCGCCTCTCCAGCCAAGAGTGTGGCCAGCGTGGACCAGACTCCCAGCTTGCCCAGTCCAGCCAATCTGCTGCCTCCTCTAGCCAGCCTGTTGCAGCAGAACCGCAACATGGCCTTCTTCCCCTACTGGAATCTCAATCTCCAGATGCTGGCCGCCCAGCAACAGGCTGCCGTCTTGGCCCAGTTGTCGCCGCGCATGCgggagcaactgcagcagcagcagaaccaGCAGCACAGCGacaacgaggaggaggagcaggatgAAGAGTACGAGCGCAAGTCGGTGGACTCCGCCATGGATCTGTCCCAGGGAACACCGGtgaaggaggaggagcagcagcaccaccagcagcagcagcagcaaccactGGCCATGAATCTcaaggtggaggaggaggccaCGCCGCTGATGAGCAGCTCGACTGCTTCCCGGCGCAAGGGACGAGTCCTCAAGCTGGACACTTTGTTGCAGCTCCGATCGGAGACCATGACCTCACCCGAGCAGCTGAAGGTGCCCAGCAGCGGCAACATGCCCACTGCGTCCTCGCCCATTGCCGGGCGCAAGCCCACGCCCGAGGAGCATTGCTCTGGGACAAGCTCGGCGGACGAGTCCATGGAGACGGCCCGTGTGCCACAGGCCAATACCAGTGCCAGCTCGACGGCCTCCAGTTCGGGAAATAGCTCCAatgccagcagcaacagcaatggcaacagcagcagtaacagcagcagcaacagcaccagcaacagcaatggAACCACCTCAGCAGGACCGGCGAATCCTCCACAATCCGGAACACCGGCGGCAGCGGGGGCCATCTACGAGTGCAAGTACTGTGATATCTTCTTCAAGGACGCCGTGCTCTACACCATCCACATGGGCTACCACAGCTGCGACGACGTGTTCAAGTGCAACATGTGCGGCGAGAAGTGCGACGGACCCGTCGGCCTCTTCGTCCACATGGCCAGGAATGCTCACTCCTAA
- the LOC128252790 gene encoding cyclin-dependent kinases regulatory subunit isoform X1 codes for MLLFLLHLLLLLQIYCHFAMPADQIQYSEKYFDDNFEYRHVILPPDLAKHVPKAHLMTETEWRNLGVQQSPGWVHYMVHAPEPHVILFRRKRIPAEDAPQVAAANAAQAIANLCG; via the exons ATGCTCCTCTTCCTCCTTCATCTTCTTCTCCTCCTCCAG ATTTACTGTCATTTCGCGATGCCGGCCGATCAAATCCAGTACTCGGAGAAGTATTTTGATGATAACTTTGAATACAG GCATGTAATCCTGCCACCGGATTTGGCCAAACATGTGCCCAAGGCGCATCTGATGACGGAGACGGAGTGGCGCAATCTGGGCGTGCAGCAGAGTCCCGGCTGGGTGCACTACATGGTCCATGCGCCGGAGCCACATGTGATTCTATTCCGCCGCAAACGCATTCCGGCAGAGGACGCGCCACAGGTGGCTGCGGCAAATGCAGCGCAGGCCATCGCTAATCTGTGCGGTTAA